A single region of the Paraburkholderia sp. SOS3 genome encodes:
- a CDS encoding CGNR zinc finger domain-containing protein — translation MPAQFLTLSDDMVLDFLNTSSAEDTHLHEYFASDQHVIDWMQAHRLIGTRKLPLFADGALVNAAHALGEAIRKALFERKAGEKVQVGSLNACLAQGRYRLTLVRQSNGQLQLMHEYEHSTPEQFLAQIASAAAELLAAGDFALIRKCESDTCSLWFYDRTKAHRRRWCSMARCGNRRKVAAYRARRKGRAGAGIA, via the coding sequence ATGCCCGCCCAATTCCTGACGCTATCCGACGATATGGTGCTTGATTTTCTCAATACGTCTTCCGCCGAAGATACGCACTTGCACGAATATTTCGCCAGCGACCAGCATGTTATCGATTGGATGCAGGCGCATCGGCTTATCGGCACGAGAAAGCTGCCGCTATTTGCGGACGGCGCATTGGTCAACGCCGCACATGCGCTTGGAGAAGCGATCAGAAAGGCACTGTTCGAGCGCAAAGCAGGAGAGAAAGTGCAAGTCGGATCGCTGAACGCATGCCTGGCACAAGGCCGCTATCGGCTCACTCTGGTCAGACAATCGAACGGCCAGCTACAACTCATGCACGAATACGAGCATTCGACACCTGAACAGTTTCTTGCGCAAATCGCCAGCGCGGCAGCCGAACTGCTGGCCGCCGGAGACTTCGCCCTAATCAGGAAATGCGAGTCCGATACATGCTCGCTATGGTTCTACGATCGAACCAAGGCTCACCGGCGTCGCTGGTGCAGCATGGCGAGGTGCGGCAATCGCCGCAAGGTGGCCGCGTATCGCGCGCGCCGCAAAGGCCGCGCCGGCGCCGGAATCGCCTGA
- a CDS encoding MFS transporter, with protein sequence MAQVTETPAFDRRVWLLALAFFAIGTDFNVVSGILPSLAQSLDVSVPAAGQVVSSYALFYAVCAPVLAGLTAHIPRKPLVVISLTAFAAANAASALSPTYAFLIGTRIVAAFAASVFSPAGYGLAATLARADRRGVALAAALSGITISLVVGVPIGAYIGNRFGWPSSFWFVTALTLIGAAGLAMRLPQIDAPAAAQAPGLAARFAPLANREVLLGMTPSLVWYVAMFSLYTYLGAAMTERGMTKEELSAIYGALGVGCIAGNHIGGKLSDRIGSQRVVAVALVIQIANLVWLGLAGSSMVANACSIAIFGMNMWFLFPAQQSRLLSISPQHGPLVLALNNSTMYLGGAIGSAASALLIRHGIATSNLPWVSCVFFFAALVLFALCSWALKRSAASGQQGVA encoded by the coding sequence ATGGCTCAAGTCACGGAAACACCCGCGTTCGATCGCCGCGTATGGCTGTTGGCGCTTGCCTTTTTCGCCATCGGCACGGATTTCAACGTCGTTTCAGGCATTTTGCCGTCGCTCGCGCAAAGCCTCGACGTCAGCGTGCCCGCTGCGGGCCAGGTCGTCAGCTCTTACGCGCTGTTCTATGCAGTATGCGCACCGGTGCTCGCGGGGCTAACGGCGCATATCCCGCGCAAACCGCTAGTCGTTATATCGCTGACGGCGTTCGCCGCCGCCAACGCGGCGTCCGCGCTGTCTCCAACCTACGCATTCCTGATCGGCACGCGCATCGTCGCGGCTTTCGCCGCCAGCGTGTTCTCGCCGGCCGGTTACGGACTCGCCGCAACGCTCGCGAGAGCGGATCGAAGGGGCGTCGCGCTGGCCGCGGCCTTGTCGGGCATCACGATCTCGCTCGTCGTGGGTGTGCCGATCGGCGCCTACATCGGCAACCGCTTCGGCTGGCCCAGCAGCTTCTGGTTTGTCACCGCGCTCACGCTAATCGGCGCCGCGGGCCTCGCGATGCGTTTGCCGCAAATCGATGCGCCGGCCGCAGCGCAAGCGCCCGGTCTCGCTGCCCGCTTTGCGCCCCTGGCCAATCGCGAGGTACTGCTCGGCATGACGCCCTCGCTCGTCTGGTACGTGGCAATGTTTTCGCTATATACGTATCTGGGCGCCGCAATGACCGAGCGCGGCATGACAAAGGAAGAACTCAGCGCCATTTATGGTGCGCTCGGCGTGGGATGCATCGCGGGCAACCATATCGGCGGCAAGCTAAGCGACCGGATCGGATCGCAGCGCGTCGTCGCCGTCGCGCTCGTCATCCAGATTGCGAACCTCGTGTGGCTTGGTCTTGCCGGGTCGTCGATGGTCGCCAATGCGTGCTCGATTGCGATTTTCGGCATGAACATGTGGTTCCTGTTCCCCGCACAGCAAAGCCGGCTCCTTTCGATCTCGCCACAGCACGGGCCGCTTGTGCTCGCCTTGAACAACTCGACGATGTACCTCGGCGGCGCCATCGGATCGGCCGCAAGCGCACTGTTGATTCGACACGGCATTGCGACGTCGAATCTGCCTTGGGTGTCGTGCGTGTTCTTCTTTGCAGCGCTCGTGCTGTTCGCGCTATGTTCGTGGGCACTGAAGCGCAGCGCCGCATCCGGACAGCAAGGCGTGGCATGA